The Euleptes europaea isolate rEulEur1 chromosome 7, rEulEur1.hap1, whole genome shotgun sequence genomic sequence aACTCGAATTAAGACTGAAGATCTCTATCTTCAGGGTGTTGTGCGGGCAGTGGAGGGAGGGAAACAAGAACCCATGCACAAGTGTGAGGACTAGCCAGGTTTGTGCCAaccactgaaagttttgtttgTGATGTCTCAACTGGGCCACAGCCTCATTCTTGCAGGCTACCCTCCCAATCCATGGAACCCCCTTCCCCGAGAGGAACCTGAACACCTTCtgtaaataatgcaaaaaaaattctTGCTTGGGCCAGTTTTACACAAGGAGGAGGATAGCTTTCATTCCCAATCAAGTTTAACATTTTAATGGGGATTTTGTTAGAATTAATGGATTGTTCTGGTTTTTTTCTTTGCCCCAGTTCTGCTAGATGGGGCAGGTGAGAAAGTTATGCCAGCAGAAGACCTATCAGCATGACTAGGTTATTAAGCCTCCCCCTCAACCAATCTgaatttctcttttaatttttgcCTTCTCCCTCCACTGCTTACCCCCCCCTCTCAGTACCATTGGCTGCCATGCTCTGATGTCATAGTGGGCTCAGCAGAGTAATCACAATGGCTTCGGCTGCCCTTGTTCTACCCGCCTGGATGTCACAGAGATCCTGGGCTGCCTTGTCCCAGGCAACTCTGAGCTTTGGGAATTAATCAAAATTCCGAGATTCATGCTGCATGGAATTAAAATCCCTTGCCTAGGGCACCACACCGTAGGTGACAGCTTGAAGACGCAGATCAATTGATGACACTTGCTGATTATAACACAACACATTTTACCCTGATTGCAGAGTTTGAGCTTTTTCTGGGACAGCATGCTCATACAGACCATATTACAAAAAATGCCAGCCATTTTAATAAAAGGCTTTGAGTTCTTGAGTTGAAGAGACCTAATTTTCAGATGACATTATTGTGATTAATTGCTCCGACTGCCTGCAAAGACAGACAacgatggtggtggtggtgggggcacaGAGCAGAATAACGGCTTATAAGACATTATAAACACGTCCACCAGGAAATGGGATGACTCACTCGGCCATTCATTTTGCGCAGGTCAAAATGAGCTGAGCACACATGCGCACTGCCTGATAGTAAACAGACACTATTCAACTCTGGGAAGATCGGAAATGCCATCCAGCAATGAGGGAGAAATGGCCATATCTTTAACAGGATCTTAAGTCTCTCTcacataaaaaaaaagaaagaaataggaaATCATTTTCCTAGACGCCGGCAGTCTTTTTGAGATGAGGGAGAAAGGGGATTTAAGCAAGGACATATCTATCAGTGGGATTCGGCTCTGTTTTCAAAAAGGGAGGCAGTTACAATCACTTTAATACACCATTGTAAATTTTTAAGATCCAGATTCAAGTGTGTAGATGACTGTTTCAGGGGGTGAGAGCTTCTGATTATGAATATAGGGCTAGATTCAATGGACTTATTCTGCTAATGGCAACGTTTTCCCTCAGTGTAACGAGCCTTCCTCTTGCATCAGGCAAAGGTTCTGTGAACAGGGAGAAAGCCCTGCCGTTAGAAAAACAGATCTGTGAGATCCAAgcttattcgggggggggggggggagagagaaaacatttttatattcagaatttccaacctggatctcAAGTCAGCTTTAAAGCTTTATTTTGCCAGCggcagttttaaaaaaaggtttcctcTAAAACACTCTTTTTGCCTCCAGAACTCTTTCAGGGTCGGTCACAGAGATTCCCAGCTCTACGCCACATTCCTGTCCTTGTGCTTTTCTCTAATCTCACCTCTAGAGGGAGTGAGCATttaaaaggaagaatcaaattaagACAAGATGCTCAGCACAAACTATTCTTAGCTCTGGTTAGTCTCCTTATCTCTATATTATTTATACCACGCCCAGCCCATCAGCATCTTATTTATCTTACTGCAGAAACCTTCAGTTTCTATAAAAAGCAGCTTCCATATTTTGGGCTGGCACTTAGCAGCAGCTGCTTTTTCTAGAATTACGTAggatatatacaataaaatagaTTTAGGAGATTATAGATAATTAACGACAGCATCTCCGGCCTTTTAAAGTCATATTTCACTGCATTGTGTCCTTTTAGGGGGAAACATATATTTCTATATCAGTTGCATTGTTTCAAAACCCATCTAAAAGAGAGCCAACATGATGGCATATTTAGAGGGTCAGAGTAGGATCAGGGAAATCTGGATTCAAGTGTCCACTCAGCACTAAAGGTCACctggtgaccttgaaccagtcactctctctcagcctagcctacctcacagggctctttggaagatcaaatggaggaaggaaaggaagaacatGTACATTACCTTGAAGTCCTCGGAAGAAATGAATGCATaatgtgttgtcaagttgcaagcaactcatggcaaccccagccacggggtgttcaaggcaagagattgagaagaggtggttttccactgccttcctctgcttagcagtcttccctggtggtctcccattcaagtactgactgtggccaGCCAAGTTCTGACAAGCTCAAGCTAAGCTAGGCTATTTGGACtgcccttggaagaagggcaggataaaaatattatCGGTCACAGACAGCAACGCCCAAAAGCACACTTATCTTCTTGCTGCCATTCTGTAGTAGTGTCCATGGGTCAAATGGGGATAAATATCTAGGACAGCAGAGACCACGGTTGCTGAGGGAAGAGGGGTACATTCACTCCCAAGAGACATGATGGTCACCTCACATAAAGGTGCTTAAGAAACTATAGGAATTCATACCATCATTAATAGTCTTTGTAAGGTGCTTAAGAAACTATAGGAATTCATGCCATCATCAATAGTCACAAGGGAAAAGGAAGGGCCTCCTCCTTTATGAGCAAGTGTGGCACAGGGTTTAAGACTAGGATTTGGCAgtcccaggtccaaatccccacactctgccatggaaatttgctaggtgaccttgggccagtcaccctgtgaaataggtgaggtTGAGAAAAAAAGGGTCCAAGATcggccagtgagcttcatggcttagCGAGGGATCTCCCAGCTCctcctagtcctacactctaaccactccaaGTGGCTTTCAAATGGTATCGTTACCATCTACTTCCTCAATGGTTTCACCCTACCTTCCTCTGTGAAAAGGGAATCAAGGCATGGTTAGACCTCTCTCATAACTAAAGTCGCAAACATGGAAACCTGTCCAGAACTTAAGACTGACAATGgctgcctaaccctaaccctgccccagGGGCCTGTGTTGACTGAGGAGAAATTAGCGGCCTACCAGGAAACAGACTTTTTCAGAAATTGCCACTCCGATATGGAACTCTCAGTGCCAAGAATCAAATCTTAAACCCTCAGATATTTGTGAAGCCCATACTGTGAACCTTAACTGCACCCCAAGTATTGTTTATTGACTTCTGTGATTGTTGGATGCATTTCCAATTTTACCTTGGGCTTTTGCTGATTTTACCATTTTATTGGCTTAGGATTGTTTATTGCTTCTTTGGCTGCTGTTTCGTATTGCCTTACTGCAGCTTGTTCGAATTTAGTGTGATATTTTGGATTTTAACTCTGCCCGTAGCATCTTATTAGCAGAGAGGCAGAGCAGAAACCTTGTAATGAAATATAAGAACAAACactatttaaaaaatacatggctGCCACCAAAACCAGCTACTGAATCTCAAGTACCTGCTCCCCCCCCATCTTTATTGCACAGTTTATCTCACGCTGCAGCATATTACTGTCCCTGATCCACATGGTTGACTTCCTCTGGTGGGAGAAGGGGAACACTCTGCAGCAGGACCTGGGGTAAACTGCAACCCACGTCAAGGTGTGGAAAGGAGATAACTCAACatagagctgccattttcactGGCAGCCCCGTGTCATTCATAGCATCTTGTTCCACCCTTAGCCTTCTCTTGGATTATGGATAACGAGCATACTAGGTAGATTATGGACTAATCATGGAACCAGGAACCAGTTGACCGAAGGCCCAACGACATAACCTCTACCTGAAAAAGTGTATGTAGCTTTGGGCTTGCACGTCCTGCCCTCATGGCAAGCATTTTATATAAGCTGGCACTTATGCAAGAATGCCACAATTCCCTTTGGCAGAGGgaagggtttgattctccctagcTGAACTCAACCAGTCATCTCTCCCTGCCTGTCCACATGACTTCTTGCTCAAACCCACCCCAAAGGAAGTTAATATTTTCCATCAGGTTCTATGCAGTGGTacgcgtgtgtgtgtgcgcatgttaATTCTGAACACACCATTTTGACTTTTCAAATAAGCTGCAACTTAGTTAAATGTTTGTATGGGGGGGATGGAGGTGATGAGAATGCCTACGATCTGCCTTGAAATGATCCTGCCTCTACTTATACAGGGGAAAAAGGGGTTATGCTCAGAATTAATCAGCTAACGCTGAAATTAcaaatgaaagggagggcacaCAAAGCTGTTTATTTAAGCTGGAAGAGCTCAGTCATAAAGGTTTCAGGGAAAAGCACTGCCCTTATAAGTGAGGTTCACTCTTAAGTACCTGAGTACACAATTATTTTTGCAGCCGTCACGCCGGATATGGGCAGCCACTGGGTTTCAGACAATACCTGCttggagcagccatttttctcaagGTTTCAACATGAGAATCATTATGCTGGATTAGAAAAAGTACTCTTAAACCAGCATTCCAATTCCAACAGTGACCAGCCAGGCACCACACGCTCATGACTGGTGGACCTGCCCTCTTCTACTTGACAGCTATTGTGTTAAATGCTTCTCCCTATGGTGATCAACAACACACTACTGGGCAGAAACAGATGACCCTTTAAAACACCAACCATAGAAACAAACTTTGTAACAGAACAGCTGTGTTCTGTGCCAACAGCGCTACATGTTTGAGCTTGGAATGCACATGGGATTAGCTCTTAATGGTTCCTCCACAATTGTAGAACTTCCTCCTCTAAGAGGAGGAAGctaagagcgctggactctaatctggagaaccgggtttgattccccactcttccacataagcagCCGACTCTGTACAGGCATGGAAGGGGAATACTTCTTCTAAGATGGTGCCTGTCAACTGCAGCTTGTGTAACTacttaaatgtattttttaaaaatgtgttgccTGATTAAATCACAGGCACCTTTTCAGTTGATCTAAAGGGTTTCAACCGATTAATCGCTGCAGCCAAGATATGAATGTATATGCACAAACACTGGACTagatccaactagcttttctgctggtgacacAGAagaaggggtcccctttgactatCCCCAGAAAGACTGTGCTGGGGATCATATGACGTGCGCTGACAAAAGCCCTATGTGACAGGGGCTGTAATAAGATGAGCAACTGGGTAAGGGTGAGTAAAAAAACAGGTTACATCCAACCCATTCATATAGCATACAACAAGGTACATGGGATTTTCCTACATTAAAAtcgaaggaggaagaggaggtttttatatgccgactttctctaccacttaagaaacaaaccagtttacaatcaccttcccttcccctccccataacatacaccctgtgaggtgggtggggctgagagaatgttactagcccaaggtcacccagctggctttaattgtaggagtggggaaacaaatctagttcaccaaattagcgtcttcagatcagagtccaccgctccaaaccaccgctcttaacaccacgctgcctctcaactATTCACTAAAACAATCCAGCTTCATATTAATAGGCCCGTCTTTCAGACCAACCACAAGTGCCTTTTCAACGTGTCACCCATGCAACTAGTTGAAACATGGCCACAGAAGGGTAGTGATGCCACTCCCTCCTCAGATGCATCAACGAACGAGCATTTTATACCCCTTCAGAACATTGGTGGATCCAGTCCAGTATTTATTGTCTGCGCTGATTGACAGCAGCTTCCTTAGGCAGAGGTCTATACCAGCCCTGCTCCTCAAGACCCATGCAGCCGATGATTCCTAGCCCTGGGCTTTAAAGGttctggagggggaggaggacaaGGGCAGGCGTCCTTGTCTGGCGCTGCATGGGCCCAGGACCCTGCCAATCAGGagggctccacccccaggagGGGAGAGTGGATGAGCCTGGGGAGGCTCCGCCTCCAGGAAGGGCTTTAAAAGGCAGGTCAAAGGCAGGCCAAGGACGAAGAGGCAGGACACATCCTAGGAGAGTGTGGAAGTGTCCTGGGGTaagcaggggagagggaaaggggtaaaggccaacccccctcccatcttgcttTTCTGTGGCCTGCCTGAAGACCCGCCAGAGAGAAAGGAATACTGGAGGGCCCAGTGTCTCCGGACTCACCCTCAGAACCCCCAGACACTGgcaattagatagatagatagatagatagatagatagatagatagatagatagatagatagatagatagatagatagatagatagatagctagatagacagacagatagatagacagaccgatagatagatagatagatagatctctctcacacacacacacatcttaagtAGGAACTTTAGATTATTGTTCCCTCTACTAGTAAACTAGGAGTTGCtgtcacaaaagcagcaaaaagGGCTCACTCACAGACACAGATGGGAGCTTGTGTATTATGCCGAAATATCTTAATTTgtaaacagagagagagatgacACCCTTCTCTCTCCCACAAAAACAACCCAAGGAGTGAGCATGCTCATTTGCCCTCGTTATGTTGAGAGTTATTTAaaggaacaacagaaaacaaagagAGGGTAATTGGTTCGCTCAAGCCCTAAGAACTTACAGTATCCCACATGAGAGagattggggggggattttccatcACCTTCACCCTAAATCTCCCCACCCTCCAGGATATTTACAGGCTTGAGCAAACCTATTTCCTTCCTACACCCCTGCAACTCCTCATACCCCTCATCTTTTCCTCTTGAATAGCAAGCTCGATGGCAAATGTCTCTTACAAGGGGCTCCCAATGGACAAGACAGGAGTttctgcatgggggagggggaaagagaacatTCTCTGAGCATGCTCACTAGGAGGCATGAAACACTGTGGGCAAGTGAGTGTCGGTTCCAGGACAAAAGACCTCAGAATACAGAAAaggagggaaaccaacctgtGCATGAACTTCAGAGTTTCCTGAAGGGTGGAAAAAAAATGGGTCAGGAGGAAATTTCCAGTCATTTAACTGAGATTCCTTGCAGGCCGTGTTGGGACTTGTAGAGttaataaagcaaaacaaaaaacactaagACACAGTATAATTAAAAATCCTTTCCCACTAAGTACCCTGAGGACTGAATGTCTTCCTGAAAAAGGTACCTAATCTGAGGGATGAGCCCCAGCCACTCAAAGGAAGACTGTGGACGATGTTCACCGTGTTCTGATTTCagaattgaaaataaaaaagcatttttggcTCTAAGGGAAGCACTTGATGCTTGTtgcaatgtaataataataaaaaaaacctgctaGTGTGAGCCATGCAAAAAAAGGAGGTTGGGGTGAGGGGAAGAAGAGACACTGATTCACTGGGGAAGTTTTCATGACGTGCGGGACAATGGGTCTTAAATCAAAGGCATACATTATCATGACTAAGCTGACAGATCTGCACTGCAATGCAGAAAGCCGAACAATATCCCCAACATCTGCGCCCGGGAGGCGAAGCGTTGTGGCAGCACCTTGGAAGGAAAAAGGGATGCTAGAGCGCTTACCTGTTACCTGTGCAACGACTGCTTGAGAGATCCTTCGGTTGGCCAGGAAGGCTTTGATTTCCTCTTTTATCACGCTGCTGTCCCTCCTGCCAAAATTGGggtcaagggaagggggggggggagagaagagaggaaaAATAAAGACAGACAACTAGACCCAAGGAGAAGCCTTGTTTATTGAGGGGGGCATGGGTGGGGGGCTgggctgagatccctcccttgcCAGGAGGCATTTCTTTTAATCAGTGTCCTCAGTTGATCAAAGCATCCAAGGAGGAGAATGGATGACTCATGGCCTATATAAATTCATGTAAGCCATATGGAATGCACAAAGTTTCATTACAGGGGAATGAATAAATCTCTCCCactagcactttaaaaaaaaaaggaaggaaggaagaaaaaggaagaagcgGCAGCCACCGCCTGGATCATAAAACAAGGCTCTTGCATGTGGGAAAAACAGCGCAAATGATCATCAATGCTAGCCATGGGTCGGGATCAAGGATTAAACATCCTGCAATACCCCTACAACCTCTTCCCACTGCTGGGCAAGCCAGGACAGCAAACCAGAGGTGGCTCATTAAGCTATGCGCTGTGCCCAGGCAGTCCCAAAAGGAGCTCTCCTGGCCCCACTTTGGAATCCACAGTCCTCCAATATCTGACCACTGACAAAGGCCTTTTGGGGAGTCATGCTAAGGGGGGGATACAGGAGTCAAATCAAGGCACGGTAGAAGAAGGGCTGATGGCAATGTGTGTGCCAGGTGAGGCGGGAAAGCAGAGAGTGGCACAGGATGATGAGATAAGCCATTTATGGCTGTATGGAGTAAGGAGAGGTAGACTCGCATGGAAAAGTGccgacctggatggctcaggcaagCTCGATCATGTCacacctcggaagctaagcaggtccagcctttgttagtacttggatgggagaccaccaaggaaatccagggttgcaacgcaaaggcaggtaatggcaaaccacctctcaacggctcttgccttgaaaaccctatcgggtcaccataaattggctatgacttgacggcacttcagaATGGGTCCTGTAACAGGACTTCCACATCAACTCTGCTCACTGCTCTATCCTCACATCTTTCATCTGGAAGAGAAGCTACTAGACTGGAGGGCAGGCAACTGGTAGAAGGGACAGAGCCACGGAAGAGGGTGCTCAGTCGCCAATGGCGGCAGCACAGCTCTTAAGGTCCAGCACTGTAACTGAAATGGACAAGTTCCCATGGTGCAAGGGGTATTTTTTGGTTTGCTTGCTTTCTGCTGTATCAAATGCTCCACCGCACATCTGCATAGTATTCAAGCCCTAGTCCTTATGATCATGAAGTTATGGTCAAAGCCAAATGGATGATGCCAGCTGAAATCTCAGAAGAGGTTAGATTTCAGTGCCTTCCTATAACCTCACTCCTCCTCAAGATGGGAAAACCAAAATCAATTATGCAAAACAGTAAAAAATTCTAAATTGGGCAATTCAACAGAAGTAATGCACATGAGAtcaatttacatcatttatacaggGGGTCACATTCAGATTTTCTTGGGGGACTGAATTTGAATTGCCCAGGTACAGAACTCCAAAAATTCTTTGAGGGCTAAGTACAGATAAGCCTCGGTCATCACTTCCCACTAACTTTGCTCATCCAAATCATGCAAATTCTCTTACTCACTGCTTTGTTCTTGGCTCCAGTTACCAAAGCTCATACCATTTGACATATGACAGtaaaatgctatttttaaaaaagctttaaaGCGTACAGGTACTGGCAGGGATAAGATGTAAGTGAATTTCTGTGGCGTTATCATTCCTGTCCTGGTTTACAACTGGACCATGCAGTAAGTGACCAGCCTTCAATCTCACATAAAGGGAAACAAACCTCTTCTTCCAGAATCATAAAAAAGCCCTAGTAGCTGCTAacgtgagagccagcgtagtgtagtggttaagagttgcggactctaatctgaagaactgggtttgattccccgctcctccacatgaagcctgctgggtgagctttggtcaatcacagttctctcagaactccctcagcccgcatggaggcaggcaatggcaaaccaccttcgaacatctcttgccttgaaaaatctacTGGTCCAAtggtgactggatggcactttccaccaccacagctggTAACTTCTAATCTTGGCACACATCAGTACTGTGCAATAATATTCAAACGGACAGTCAAAGTGGATGCATCACTCCTAGGTGATATCACTACACTTGTCAACAAGCCAGTGTggcttagtggttagagtgttggactaggatctgggagacctagatttgaatccccactttgccaccgaagttcactgggtgaccatgggccagtcattctctctctgcctaaaCTACCGTAAAAAGGTTGCtgggaggagaaaatggatgagaggagacTATGTAAGCTGTGCTTTAGGTCTCCACTGCAGAGAAAGGAAGGGTATCAACGAAACAAATAAGTCAATAAATAGGTGATCATGCAACCTTAGACAGTGCAGTGCACTCCAGAAGGAACTGCAAGCTGGTTGGAATCACCCTTGAAACTGGGAGGCATCAACAAGGGTTATAAAGGTAGAATTCTGCAATTTGGGAATATGGGCATGGAGGCTCTCTTGGAGAGCTCCAAGtgatcctttgggggggggggggaacagcttgATTTGGGAACTTCTAAGTGTACACAAAACACCACCTCACCTCATCAGCTCCTCCACTTTGTCATCGACATCCaagtcctcctcagaggcttcaaAGCTGTATGATCTCTGAGCCATGCTGTTGGCCAGCGGGTAGCGGGTGGGCGACATCTTTCCGTTGAAGGCGGACAACCTCTCATTACTCTCCCTCCCATTCTGATTGGTAGTGCAAGGCTGTGGGGAGGTATCGTAACTGTTGCTAGGTGAGGGGGACATCCCAGAGTGCTGGGTCTGTGTGGAAGCTGTGGCTGTGGAGGAAGACGCTGGGACGTTGTTGGTGCTGTTGCTACATGACCCTCCACTGGCCCCGTAAGTGGACCGCCTCCCGAACTTGTCGCTGTGCTCCTGGTCGAGGCGGTCGAACGTTTCCAGGGCATGGAGGATTTCGTGCCGCGtcatccccgtacgcctcaggCGCTGAAGCAGGTCTATCTGCTCTATGGTGAATCTGGGTTCATCTGTGTAGTGAAACATGGTTTCCAGCAGGCTGGGAAAAAGAGCAGGGGAACAAAAGTTGAAGGGAAGAGACCCAATTCACTTTTTTTCCTTCAGCTGTCTCCAGTATATGCATTGACGGCATTCCCAATCTGTTTCCCCTTCAGCCATTCTATTGCAAACAAGCCCagactttggctggggagggtggggtataaataaaaaataaaataaaataatggctcGGATTCCAACAGCCCACGTGTATGTAGGGGACATTAATGCTGCTTTGGGAATCAACTGATCCTGTGACTCAATAGTACAGCCTCTACTTggaatgcagaagatcccagttaaaaagatcagttaaaaggaacaggtagaAGAAGCAAAACACCATCTCTTAGAACCcattggagtagacaatacttgatcttgatagaccactgGGCTGTCAAAAATTAATATAGAATTGATGATAGATAAAATAAGCAATGTTACAACCTATAAAATAATTCTTATAGTCTCTATTGTTAAGGCTTTCCCCATTATATTACAGCTCTCtttataataaatttaaaaacatcATTGAAAATTGTCCTGAAATCTTACATTCCAATGGTTATTAAATGAAAGTATTTTTTCTACAAATGTGTCAGCTGATTCATTACCCCCTTGATCTTTAAGAGTGCATCAATGTACATATAAAAGCACTTAACGAAACTCTTATCAAAGAAGGAGAATCTGATTCTTTTTTTACCTCCAGGAGAATGTAATACATATTTAACCAGTGGATAAAATTCACAACTAGTTCCCTGGCTGGGATTTTCACTGTATCTTTCAAATAACCAAGACTCATCATTTTAGGATTAAGAAGTAAAATGTCTTGCCAAAAGCATCTTGGGACATGTCCAAAATAAATGTAGCAGGCCAGAACAGCTGGGGCTCATAAGGGCTTAACAGGACTTAATGTATGGCTAAATTCTGGGTTAAGGATGAGGTGGGAAGAAAAGCTGAGGAGGTAGAGAGGAAAAGGAATGTGGTGCTGGAAGAGACCCAGGTTTACTCTGCAAGTCCTGTATCCTGCATGGCAGTTGCCAGTGAGGCAGGCCTGCTTTCCCACTCAATCTTTCAAACTTCCAAATTCAAaagctaaaaaaattaaaaaccttggACTAGTGGCTGATTATCCACACAGATGCTCCCCAGATGTTAATATAAATGATAAAACATTACAAGGATATCACCAATTATATCCACAGATAGAAGCCaggtattattattataattttttggCTGAACAATGATAGAAGAAAGTACAGGTTAATCATTACCACTGAATGAAATAATTATGTTATTAGGATATGCAAAAAGGAACGTTCCAGCTAAAACCATGGAGTTGTATCCAAAAGCCACTTCCATCAGGGGAATGGGTGCGTTACCAATTCACCACCTCCCATTTTGATTTCTGAAAGGGGGATATGGGTAAAAATGATGTCCTCCTTCTGCTGACCTTTGGATCCAGGCTCATGAAATTTACTGCTGCTTTGTTTACAACTGTCAAAACTAGAGAACACCAGTAATCGGAAACTGAAAACTTCCATAAGTTGA encodes the following:
- the HMBOX1 gene encoding homeobox-containing protein 1 isoform X4, with protein sequence MLRTFPVVLLETMFHYTDEPRFTIEQIDLLQRLRRTGMTRHEILHALETFDRLDQEHSDKFGRRSTYGASGGSCSNSTNNVPASSSTATASTQTQHSGMSPSPSNSYDTSPQPCTTNQNGRESNERLSAFNGKMSPTRYPLANSMAQRSYSFEASEEDLDVDDKVEELMRRDSSVIKEEIKAFLANRRISQAVVAQVTGISQSRISHWLLQQGSDLSEQKKRAFYRWYQLEKTNPGATLSMRPAPVPVEEPEWRQTPPPVTATSGTFRLRRGSRFTWRKECLAVMESYFNENQYPDEAKREEIANACNAVIQKPGKKLSDLERVTSLKVYNWFANRRKEIKRRANIG